In Salvelinus namaycush isolate Seneca chromosome 20, SaNama_1.0, whole genome shotgun sequence, the following proteins share a genomic window:
- the LOC120064625 gene encoding cytokine-inducible SH2-containing protein-like, which produces MISCVQRALLRGPPSDMIARMMSSMQQNYGERGDLCCQNPTAPLYDPTEDLCCITTTFQYLQNSGWYWGSISAREARDALLKVSVGTFLVRDSSHPLYMLTLSVKTACGPTNVRIEYSGGHFRLDSSSPGPPHLLSFPDVCSLVQHYVGSGQTQQGKRVESEGPPKPNAKPSPSQPSAKDNAVLLKLMRPLPQAFPSLQHLTRLTINCQIDCIDQLPLPRPLVRYLQDYPFQV; this is translated from the exons ATGATTTCTTGTGTTCAAAG GGCTCTGTTGCGAGGGCCACCTTCGGATATGATTGCTAGGATGATGAGCAGCATGCAGCAGAATTATGGTGAGAGAGGAGATTTGTGTTGTCAGAACCCAACTGCCCCTCTCTATGACCCTACAGAGGACCTCTGCTGCATCACCACCACCTTCCAGTACCTGCAGAACTCAG GTTGGTACTGGGGGTCCATTTCAGCCAGAGAGGCTCGAGACGCTCTCCTGAAGGTGTCAGTGGGAACCTTCCTGGTACGCGACAGCAGCCACCCTCTCTACATGCTGACTCTGTCAGTGAAGACGGCCTGTGGCCCCACCAACGTACGCATAGAGTACAGTGGGGGTCACTTCCGTCTGGATTCCAGCTCCCCAGGCCCCCCTCACTTGCTGTCCTTCCCTGACGTCTGCAGCCTGGTGCAACACTACGTTGGCTCAGGCCAGACACAACAGGGCAAGAGAGTGGAGTCAGAGGGCCCTCCAAAACCTAATGCCAAACCCAGCCCTTCCCAGCCCTCAGCGAAGGACAATGCAGTACTGCTCAAGCTGATGCGTCCCCTGCCACAggccttcccctctctccagcaCCTCACACGCCTCACCATCAACTGCCAAATCGACTGCATTGACCAGCTGCCCCTGCCACGCCCACTGGTGCGCTACCTGCAGGACTACCCTTTCCAGGTATGA